The Thermococcus sp. genome contains a region encoding:
- a CDS encoding UPF0146 family protein — MPVEDFADFIAQNVPKGKVAELGIGFQFKVALRLKELGYDVLAVDWNPESVRRARELGINAVRDDVFAPNLELYRGVKALYSVRPTPEIVRPILRLGERLRLPVYILPLTGDTMPRRMKLVNYRGLAIYVTKPI; from the coding sequence ATGCCAGTCGAAGACTTCGCCGACTTTATAGCCCAAAACGTTCCGAAGGGGAAAGTGGCAGAACTTGGCATAGGCTTTCAGTTTAAGGTGGCACTGAGGCTCAAAGAACTCGGCTACGACGTTCTGGCCGTTGACTGGAACCCAGAATCCGTAAGAAGGGCCAGGGAGCTGGGCATCAACGCGGTGAGGGACGACGTCTTTGCCCCGAACCTTGAGCTCTACCGCGGGGTTAAAGCCCTCTACTCGGTGAGACCCACGCCGGAGATTGTGAGACCGATTCTGCGCCTTGGGGAAAGGCTCAGGCTCCCGGTTTATATTCTCCCCCTAACTGGCGATACGATGCCCAGGAGAATGAAACTGGTGAACTACCGCGGACTGGCCATATACGTGACTAAACCTATTTAA
- a CDS encoding ABC transporter ATP-binding protein has product MAEVKLVNVWKMFGDFTAVKDMNLHIKDGEFLVLLGPSGCGKTTTLRMISGLEEPTKGQIYIGDRLVADPEKGVFVPPKDRDIAMVFQSYALYPHMTVYDNIAFPLKLRKVPKQEIDQRVREVAELLGLTELLKRKPRELSGGQRQRVALGRAIVRKPQVFLMDEPLSNLDAKLRVKMRAELKRLQRQLGVTTIYVTHDQVEAMTMGDRIAVINAGVLQQLGTPEEVYDRPANTFVAGFIGAPPMNFIDATITEDGFADFGEFKLKLLPDQVEVLEERNLVGKEVIFGIRPEDLYDAVFAQVKIPGENMVRARVDIIENLGSEKIVHLHVGNVAFLGAFRSESKVKEGQEIDVVFDMRKAHVFEKGSGKAVF; this is encoded by the coding sequence ATGGCAGAAGTGAAGCTCGTAAACGTCTGGAAGATGTTTGGGGACTTCACGGCAGTGAAGGATATGAACCTTCATATCAAGGACGGGGAGTTCCTCGTCCTCCTCGGGCCGAGCGGTTGCGGAAAGACGACCACACTCAGGATGATATCCGGGCTGGAGGAACCAACGAAAGGGCAGATCTACATCGGCGACAGGCTCGTCGCAGACCCTGAGAAGGGAGTATTCGTCCCTCCAAAGGACAGGGACATAGCCATGGTCTTCCAGAGCTACGCGTTATACCCCCACATGACAGTCTACGACAACATAGCCTTCCCCCTCAAGCTCAGAAAGGTTCCGAAACAGGAGATAGACCAGCGCGTCAGGGAGGTGGCCGAGCTCCTCGGCCTGACAGAGCTCCTCAAAAGAAAGCCCAGGGAGCTCTCCGGCGGCCAGAGGCAGCGCGTCGCCCTTGGAAGGGCAATAGTCAGAAAACCGCAGGTCTTCCTTATGGATGAACCCCTCAGCAACCTCGACGCCAAGCTTCGTGTGAAAATGCGTGCGGAGCTCAAGAGGCTCCAGAGACAGCTCGGCGTTACCACAATCTACGTCACCCACGACCAGGTCGAGGCGATGACCATGGGCGACAGGATAGCGGTAATAAACGCCGGAGTTCTGCAGCAGCTCGGAACACCGGAGGAGGTCTACGACAGGCCGGCGAACACCTTCGTGGCGGGCTTCATAGGCGCGCCGCCCATGAACTTCATAGATGCGACGATAACAGAGGACGGCTTTGCAGACTTCGGAGAATTTAAGCTCAAACTCCTGCCCGACCAGGTCGAGGTGCTTGAAGAGAGGAACCTGGTCGGAAAAGAGGTCATCTTCGGCATAAGGCCCGAAGACCTCTACGATGCAGTGTTCGCCCAGGTAAAGATCCCCGGCGAAAACATGGTGCGTGCAAGGGTGGACATTATCGAGAACCTCGGAAGTGAGAAGATCGTCCACCTGCACGTCGGAAACGTGGCCTTCCTTGGAGCGTTCAGGTCGGAGTCCAAAGTGAAGGAAGGCCAGGAGATAGACGTCGTCTTCGACATGCGCAAGGCCCACGTCTTTGAGAAGGGGAGCGGAAAGGCAGTGTTCTGA
- a CDS encoding glucodextranase DOMON-like domain-containing protein, giving the protein MRRVIALFIAILMLGSIVGANAKTVGAAEPKPLNVIIVWHQHQPYYYDPIQGIYTRPWVRLHAANNYWKMAYYLSQYPEVHATIDLSGSLIAQLADYMNGAKDNYQIVTEKIANGEPLTVDEKWFMLQAPGGFFDHTIPWNGEPITDPNGNPIRDFWDRYTELKNKMMAAKAKYANLPLEEQKVAVTNEFTEQDYIDLAVLFNLAWIDYNYIMTHPELKALYDKVDEGGYTRDDVKTVLDAQMWLLNHTFEEHEKINLLLGNGNVEVTVVPYAHPIGPILNDFGWESDFNDQVKKADELYRQYLGGGTAVPVGGWAAESALNDKTLEILADNGWQWVMTDQMVLQKLGIEGTVENYYKPWVAEFNGKKIYLFPRDHALSDRVGFTYSGMNQYQAVEDFVNELLKLQKQNYDGSLVYVVTLDGENPWEHYPYDGKLFLTELYKKLTELQQQGLIRTLTPSEYIKLYGDKANKLTPQMMERLNLTGDNVNALLKAQSLGELYDMAGVREEMQWPESSWIDGTLSTWIGEPQENYGWYWLYLARKTLMENRDRMNQADWEKAYEYLLRAEASDWFWWYGSDQDSGQDYTFDRYLKTYLYEIYKLAGTEPPSYLFGNYFPDGEPYTTRALVGLKDGEIKNFSSMSPTSSGVSVYFDGDGLHFVVKGNLDEFEVSIWEKGKRVGNTFTLLQERPSELRYSLFPFSRDSVGLMITKHIVYRNGKAEIYGATDYENSEKLGEATVKETSDGIEVVVPFDYIETPDDFYFAVSTVKNGNLEVISTPVELRLPTEVKGVPIVDITDPEGDDHGPGTYTYPTDKVFVDGAFDLLRFRMLEQTDSYVMEFYFKNLGGNPWNGPNGFSLQIIEVYLDFKDGGNSSAIKMFPDGPGANVNLDPDHPWDVAFRIAGWDYGNLIVLPNGTALQGEMQISADPVKNAVIVKVPKKYIQINDDYGLWGVVLTGSQDGYGPDKWRPVAVEAEQWKVGGADPQAVINNVAPRVMDLLAPADFKPTQEEQLSSYDANEVKLATVKALPLLKQGIVVNDPEGDDHGPGTYTYATDKVFVPGHLDLLKFKMIEGSDDWTLEFYFKDLGGNPWNGPNGFSLQIIEAYFDFKDGGNTSAIKMFPDGPGSNVQLDPNHPWDLALRIAGWDYGNLIVLPDGTVYQGEMQISADPVKNAIIVKVPKKYLSISDYGLYASILVGSQDGYGPDKWRPVAVQAEQWKLGGADPQAVIDNLAPRVVDELVPEGFKPTQEEQLSSYDLEKKTLATVLMIPLIEGTGGEQPTPTETPTETTTTPTETTTTSSPSETTTTSPSTTSPSETTTTTTTPEEGGGICGPALIVALAAVPLLLRRRR; this is encoded by the coding sequence ATGAGACGGGTAATTGCCCTCTTTATTGCAATTTTGATGCTTGGAAGCATCGTAGGAGCGAACGCTAAAACGGTCGGAGCGGCGGAGCCGAAGCCGCTGAACGTGATAATAGTCTGGCACCAGCACCAGCCCTACTATTACGACCCGATCCAGGGGATATACACGAGGCCTTGGGTCAGGCTTCACGCGGCGAACAACTACTGGAAGATGGCCTACTACCTCAGCCAGTACCCGGAGGTTCACGCCACCATCGACCTGTCCGGTTCCCTCATAGCCCAGCTGGCGGACTACATGAACGGTGCCAAGGACAACTACCAGATAGTCACCGAGAAGATAGCCAACGGGGAGCCCCTGACGGTCGACGAGAAGTGGTTCATGCTCCAGGCACCGGGAGGGTTCTTTGACCACACCATACCCTGGAACGGTGAGCCTATAACAGACCCCAACGGCAACCCGATAAGGGACTTCTGGGACCGCTACACCGAGCTGAAGAACAAGATGATGGCTGCAAAGGCCAAGTACGCCAATCTGCCACTTGAGGAGCAGAAGGTTGCCGTGACAAACGAGTTCACCGAGCAGGACTACATAGACCTCGCCGTGCTCTTCAACCTCGCATGGATAGACTACAACTACATAATGACCCATCCCGAGCTCAAGGCCCTCTACGACAAGGTCGACGAGGGCGGCTACACGAGGGACGACGTCAAAACCGTCCTCGATGCCCAGATGTGGCTTCTCAACCACACCTTCGAGGAGCATGAGAAGATAAACCTCCTCCTCGGAAACGGCAACGTTGAAGTCACGGTCGTGCCCTACGCCCACCCGATAGGCCCGATACTCAACGACTTCGGCTGGGAGAGCGACTTCAACGACCAGGTCAAAAAGGCGGACGAGCTGTACAGGCAGTACCTCGGCGGCGGAACCGCCGTCCCTGTCGGCGGGTGGGCGGCAGAGAGTGCCCTCAACGACAAGACCCTCGAAATACTCGCCGACAACGGCTGGCAGTGGGTCATGACCGACCAGATGGTTCTCCAGAAGCTCGGGATAGAGGGAACCGTTGAGAACTACTACAAGCCCTGGGTGGCCGAGTTCAATGGAAAGAAGATCTACCTCTTCCCGCGCGACCATGCACTCAGCGACCGCGTTGGTTTCACCTACAGCGGAATGAACCAGTACCAGGCCGTCGAGGACTTCGTCAACGAGCTCCTCAAGCTCCAGAAGCAGAACTACGATGGCAGCCTCGTTTACGTGGTGACCCTTGACGGTGAGAACCCGTGGGAGCACTACCCGTACGACGGCAAGCTCTTCCTCACCGAGCTCTACAAGAAGCTGACCGAGCTCCAGCAGCAGGGCCTCATAAGAACCCTCACGCCGAGCGAGTACATCAAGCTCTACGGCGACAAGGCCAACAAGCTCACGCCGCAGATGATGGAGAGGCTTAACCTCACGGGCGACAACGTCAACGCCCTCCTCAAGGCCCAGAGCCTCGGCGAGCTCTACGACATGGCTGGCGTCAGGGAGGAGATGCAGTGGCCCGAGAGCAGCTGGATAGACGGAACCCTCTCCACGTGGATAGGAGAGCCCCAGGAGAACTACGGCTGGTACTGGCTCTACCTGGCCAGAAAGACCCTGATGGAGAACAGGGACAGGATGAACCAGGCCGACTGGGAGAAGGCCTACGAGTACCTGCTCCGCGCCGAGGCGAGCGACTGGTTCTGGTGGTACGGGAGCGACCAGGACAGCGGGCAGGACTACACCTTCGACCGCTACCTGAAGACCTACCTCTACGAGATATACAAGCTGGCCGGAACCGAGCCGCCGAGCTACCTCTTCGGAAACTACTTCCCTGACGGTGAGCCCTACACCACCCGGGCCCTCGTCGGGCTCAAGGACGGGGAGATAAAGAACTTCTCCAGCATGTCCCCGACATCGAGCGGTGTGAGCGTTTACTTCGATGGGGACGGACTGCACTTCGTTGTCAAGGGCAACCTTGACGAGTTCGAGGTGAGCATCTGGGAGAAGGGCAAGAGGGTAGGAAACACCTTTACCCTCCTCCAGGAGAGGCCAAGCGAGCTGCGGTACTCACTCTTCCCGTTCTCAAGGGACAGCGTCGGGCTGATGATAACCAAGCACATCGTTTACCGGAACGGCAAGGCGGAAATCTACGGGGCGACAGACTATGAGAACAGCGAGAAGCTCGGAGAGGCCACCGTCAAGGAGACAAGCGATGGAATCGAAGTCGTTGTACCCTTCGACTACATAGAGACTCCCGACGACTTCTACTTCGCTGTCTCAACGGTCAAGAACGGAAACCTTGAGGTGATAAGCACCCCCGTGGAGCTCAGGCTTCCGACGGAGGTCAAGGGAGTCCCCATAGTTGACATAACCGACCCCGAGGGGGACGATCACGGGCCAGGAACATACACCTACCCGACCGATAAGGTCTTCGTTGATGGTGCCTTTGACCTCCTCCGCTTCAGGATGCTTGAGCAGACCGACAGCTACGTCATGGAGTTCTACTTCAAGAACCTCGGCGGCAATCCATGGAACGGGCCAAACGGATTCAGCCTGCAGATAATTGAGGTCTATCTCGACTTCAAAGACGGTGGAAACAGCAGTGCCATCAAGATGTTCCCGGACGGGCCGGGGGCGAACGTTAACCTTGACCCAGACCACCCGTGGGACGTTGCCTTCAGGATAGCAGGCTGGGACTACGGAAACCTCATCGTCCTGCCGAACGGAACCGCACTCCAAGGTGAGATGCAGATCTCGGCCGATCCCGTCAAGAACGCGGTAATAGTCAAGGTTCCGAAGAAGTACATCCAGATAAACGATGACTACGGCCTCTGGGGAGTCGTCCTCACGGGAAGCCAGGACGGATACGGTCCGGACAAATGGAGGCCCGTCGCAGTCGAAGCAGAGCAGTGGAAGGTCGGAGGTGCAGACCCGCAGGCGGTGATCAACAACGTTGCCCCGCGCGTCATGGACCTGCTCGCTCCGGCCGACTTCAAGCCCACCCAGGAGGAGCAGCTCAGCTCCTACGATGCCAACGAAGTCAAGCTTGCCACGGTCAAGGCATTGCCACTCCTCAAACAGGGCATAGTCGTGAACGACCCCGAAGGGGACGACCACGGGCCAGGAACCTATACTTATGCCACCGATAAGGTCTTCGTGCCGGGCCACCTCGACCTGCTCAAGTTCAAGATGATCGAGGGAAGCGATGACTGGACGCTGGAGTTCTACTTCAAGGACCTTGGAGGCAACCCGTGGAACGGGCCGAATGGCTTCAGCCTCCAGATAATCGAGGCCTACTTCGACTTCAAGGACGGCGGAAACACGAGCGCCATCAAGATGTTCCCGGACGGGCCGGGAAGCAACGTCCAGCTCGACCCGAACCACCCGTGGGACCTCGCGCTGAGGATAGCCGGCTGGGATTACGGCAACCTGATAGTCCTCCCGGATGGAACCGTTTACCAGGGAGAGATGCAGATTTCCGCTGACCCGGTCAAGAACGCAATAATAGTCAAGGTCCCGAAGAAGTACCTGAGCATCTCCGACTACGGCCTCTACGCTTCAATCCTCGTGGGTTCTCAGGACGGATACGGTCCGGACAAATGGAGGCCCGTTGCCGTTCAGGCGGAACAGTGGAAGCTTGGCGGGGCAGACCCGCAGGCAGTCATAGACAACCTCGCACCGAGGGTCGTTGACGAGCTCGTTCCCGAGGGCTTCAAGCCCACCCAGGAGGAGCAGCTGAGCAGCTACGACCTCGAAAAGAAGACCCTGGCGACGGTGCTCATGATACCGCTCATTGAGGGAACTGGCGGCGAGCAGCCGACCCCGACCGAAACCCCAACTGAAACCACCACTACCCCGACCGAGACCACCACCACTTCCAGCCCCAGCGAAACAACCACCACATCCCCATCAACGACGAGCCCGAGCGAGACCACCACAACGACGACCACCCCTGAGGAAGGCGGAGGAATCTGCGGTCCGGCCCTCATAGTGGCACTCGCGGCAGTACCGCTCCTCCTCAGGAGGAGGCGCTGA
- a CDS encoding sugar ABC transporter permease, whose protein sequence is MRRMRKGEALRSLVLTALAVFVMFIILFPVYYIFVVSISPGSTLATTEFHLIPQNVSLDSYREVLFGFKGSRINENFTGTIEGSAHIQDGKLYVVNGKLIGKVKYGPFTGLTFEIPLSSAVFEVSAGENVQGQLKGNVKGLFVLTKVNEDGSIGFGLVRNLEITNGEVGGTSFSGILLQGPTGRNYIVIRNSGKVTFTHIGMFVNSVFFGYLKNSLIIAGLAVLLTLIFVVPAAYAFSRMKFFGRDHVLYFYLMFTQVAGGLGIAGLIALYGMIVKLGLYDKLPVLSFIYAAGGVPFNTWLLKGYIDSISPDFDEAALVDGASYLQIIRHVLLPMALPGIATVAIFAFIGGWTEFILASLLLTEKNQPLSVWIYLLMGGIGRGIDWSYFGAAALLFALPVFIMFMLAQNYIRSGLTIGGLKE, encoded by the coding sequence ATGAGGCGCATGAGGAAGGGTGAGGCTCTGAGGAGCCTCGTTCTCACGGCACTGGCAGTGTTCGTCATGTTCATAATACTCTTCCCGGTCTACTACATCTTCGTGGTCTCAATAAGTCCGGGCTCAACACTCGCAACCACCGAGTTTCATCTGATTCCCCAGAACGTTAGCCTCGACTCGTACAGGGAGGTGCTCTTCGGGTTCAAGGGCAGCAGAATAAACGAGAACTTCACCGGAACCATCGAGGGCAGCGCACACATCCAGGACGGGAAGCTCTACGTTGTCAACGGCAAGCTCATCGGAAAGGTCAAATACGGGCCATTCACCGGGCTCACGTTTGAAATACCGCTGTCCAGTGCGGTCTTCGAGGTCTCCGCGGGCGAAAACGTACAGGGACAGCTGAAAGGGAACGTTAAGGGGCTGTTCGTCCTCACCAAGGTCAACGAGGACGGGAGCATTGGCTTCGGACTCGTCAGGAACCTCGAAATCACGAACGGCGAGGTTGGGGGGACTTCATTCTCCGGGATACTCCTCCAGGGGCCGACCGGAAGGAACTACATCGTGATCAGGAACTCAGGAAAGGTTACCTTCACCCACATAGGCATGTTCGTCAATTCAGTGTTCTTCGGCTACCTCAAGAACAGCCTTATAATAGCCGGCCTTGCGGTGCTGCTGACCCTCATATTCGTCGTTCCAGCCGCCTATGCGTTCTCGCGCATGAAGTTCTTCGGCAGGGATCACGTGCTGTACTTCTACCTGATGTTCACCCAGGTGGCTGGAGGTCTTGGAATAGCGGGCTTGATAGCGCTCTACGGTATGATCGTCAAGCTCGGCCTCTACGACAAGCTGCCGGTGCTGTCCTTCATCTACGCCGCCGGCGGTGTGCCCTTCAACACGTGGCTCCTGAAGGGCTACATCGACTCGATAAGCCCGGACTTCGACGAGGCGGCTCTGGTCGACGGCGCCAGCTACCTCCAGATAATCCGGCACGTGCTCCTCCCGATGGCACTGCCCGGAATAGCGACCGTTGCGATATTCGCCTTCATAGGAGGCTGGACAGAGTTCATTCTGGCAAGCCTCCTCCTGACGGAGAAGAACCAGCCGCTTTCCGTGTGGATATACCTCCTAATGGGCGGCATCGGCAGGGGCATCGACTGGAGCTACTTCGGGGCCGCTGCCCTGCTCTTCGCCCTGCCGGTGTTCATAATGTTCATGCTCGCCCAGAACTACATAAGGAGCGGCCTCACGATCGGAGGCCTGAAGGAATGA
- a CDS encoding carbohydrate ABC transporter permease — MKKTTTIAVFLILPGIAAFLFFNLWPIVYSIYLAFTNAQLGNFPIQAPQAPKLTFVGLDNFRWILSDEKFRSAFLWTWLFVLTSVTLKVLAGIFLSLLYNSKYVRGKMVYRSLLIIPWALPLLFSVTVWKFMFDPIFGPINQMLKSLGVQTLPNWINDPLWGFLALNIIEVWLAYPFMITVITAALQSVPETLVEAAIIDGASYWQRIRHVVLPIVGKPIAFATILTSAASFQYFMVPYIYNAGLFEDKFILLYGFRKAFGATPHYGRAAAVMIIATLVLAVYMYVNVRITRLQEGAKG; from the coding sequence ATGAAAAAGACCACAACAATCGCCGTGTTTCTGATACTCCCCGGAATAGCAGCGTTCCTGTTCTTCAACCTGTGGCCTATAGTGTACTCGATCTACCTGGCGTTCACCAACGCCCAGCTCGGAAACTTCCCGATTCAGGCGCCGCAGGCACCCAAGCTGACCTTCGTGGGGCTTGACAACTTCAGGTGGATACTGAGCGACGAGAAGTTCAGGAGCGCGTTCCTGTGGACGTGGCTGTTCGTGCTGACGAGCGTTACCCTCAAAGTCCTTGCCGGAATCTTCCTCAGCCTGCTCTACAACAGCAAGTACGTTAGGGGGAAGATGGTTTACCGCTCGCTCTTGATAATACCCTGGGCGCTTCCGCTCCTGTTCTCGGTCACCGTGTGGAAGTTCATGTTTGACCCGATTTTTGGCCCCATAAACCAGATGCTAAAATCCCTGGGAGTCCAAACGCTCCCGAACTGGATTAACGACCCGCTCTGGGGCTTTCTGGCCCTGAACATCATTGAGGTATGGCTGGCGTACCCCTTCATGATAACGGTCATAACCGCCGCCCTCCAGTCGGTTCCCGAGACGCTGGTAGAGGCGGCAATAATAGACGGTGCCAGCTACTGGCAGAGGATAAGGCACGTGGTTCTCCCAATAGTTGGAAAGCCGATAGCCTTTGCCACGATACTAACCAGCGCGGCCAGCTTCCAGTACTTCATGGTGCCCTATATCTACAACGCGGGCCTCTTCGAGGACAAGTTCATACTGCTCTACGGTTTCAGGAAGGCCTTCGGTGCGACGCCCCACTACGGCAGGGCAGCGGCGGTGATGATAATAGCGACCCTCGTCCTGGCGGTGTACATGTACGTCAACGTTAGGATAACCAGGCTCCAGGAGGGTGCTAAAGGATGA